A stretch of the Microcebus murinus isolate Inina chromosome 6, M.murinus_Inina_mat1.0, whole genome shotgun sequence genome encodes the following:
- the RD3L gene encoding protein RD3-like produces MPLFGWMKWPKNDSYKPTHCPGSDVVTKTLLRELKWHLKERERLIQEIENEQKVKKTGVDYNWLRYYQNPHTTIPVTEQRQLEVLCSQVQLCQTGTILSRFREVLAENDVLPWEIVYIFKQVLKDFLSSADQGHEQEDPGASQSTGCPAHSANPGEGSRSPDKDEIPTISSYVDKNTKNRLPTLSHRIWNLPYYYPSS; encoded by the exons ATGCCACTTTTTGGCTGGATGAAATGGCCAAAAAACGATTCCTACAAACCCACACACTGTCCTGGCTCAGATGTGGTGACCAAGACTCTGCTTCGGGAATTAAAATGGCACCTAAAGGAGCGAGAGAGATTAATACAAGAgattgaaaatgaacaaaaagtgaaaaaaacaggTGTGGATTACAACTGGCTCAGATACTACCAGAACCCCCACACAACCATCCCAGTGACTGAACAAAGACAACTCGAAGTTCTCTGCTCACAAGTTCAACTTTGCCAAACTGGGACTATTCTCAGCAG ATTTCGAGAAGTTTTGGCAGAAAATGATGTATTGCCATGGGAAATAGTCTACATCTTCAAGCAAGTTCTGAAAGACTTCCTGAGCAGTGCTGACCAGGGGCATGAGCAAGAGGACCCGGGCGCTTCACAGAGCACAGGCTGTCCTGCTCACTCCGCAAACCCAGGTGAAGGCTCCAGGAGTCCTGACAAAGATGAGATACCCACTATTTCAAGTTACGtagacaaaaacacaaagaacagGCTCCCAACATTATCACACAGAATATGGAACCTACCATATTATTATCCATCAAGTTAA